One window from the genome of Crassostrea angulata isolate pt1a10 chromosome 2, ASM2561291v2, whole genome shotgun sequence encodes:
- the LOC128173682 gene encoding low-density lipoprotein receptor-like isoform X2: MTCMLFSSYFVCYAGVLSVGLGLRVVSSDYANVALNKPTHQENPAVVWDARFESSNAVDGLKSNHSWDEGQCVVSAYGKQTATWWVNLSSIHSIHHITIYFRTGNEKLGFEKPLTITVSPKNLRLKEGEPAVFRCTSSVPVPLRWSTSSNKSLPVQASVGDNYLAIPETRISDSGSYKCFVVGEESRFFTVARLDIWSECEADQMTCSNGKCVPISYICDGDNDCRDMSDEQNCPSRTCAGDEMTCSNRKCVPIRYICDGDNDCGDMSDEQNCRNTCGPDQMTCSNGKCVPISYICDGDNDCGDFSDDRNCETISYMPSNFLGFSVYVSNTTDRSQGTLCFKDNNFTTSSLPAVFTINCSVHGQYVIYYNERLPATAYPDDYSMYAFNDVCEVEVYGCEQTGPNCSRFDDGSCRSCDTKRGVCEECESGYDGQQHVRESLKEDSVNHWQTMFYCMLGVFCVSLIINGMLIKCVHSRGRRLKKQRTNDQAQWRNGELLNVSHNCNEYENLQQTPVEIYDTVV, encoded by the exons ATGACTTGTATGTTATTTTCTAGTTACTTCGTTTGCTACGCTGGAGTCTTATCTGTTGGTCTTGGTTTGAGGGTTGTATCTAGTGATTATG ctaaCGTCGCCCTCAACAAGCCAACCCATCAGGAGAATCCAGCGGTAGTGTGGGACGCCAGGTTTGAATCTAGTAACGCTGTAGATGGACTCAAATCAAACCATTCATGGGACGAGGGGCAGTGTGTTGTATCAGCGTACGGCAAACAGACCGCCACCTGGTGGGTGAACCTGTCCAGCATCCACAGCATTCATCATATTACCATCTATTTTCGGACAGGCAATGAAAAACTGG GTTTTGAAAAGCCTCTCACCATCACAGTGTCGCCTAAAAATTTAAGGCTGAAGGAAGGTGAGCCAGCAGTGTTCAGATGTACGTCCAGTGTACCAGTGCCACTGCGATGGAGTACAAGCAGCAATAAA TCTCTACCTGTGCAAGCCTCTGTTGGGGACAACTATCTGGCAATTCCAGAAACGCGGATTTCGGACTCAGGATCTTACAAATGTTTTGTTGTTGGTGAAGAATCAAGGTTTTTTACGGTTGCCAGGTTAGATATTTGGTCAG AATGTGAAGCAGACCAAATGACATGTTCCAATGGAAAGTGTGTACCAATCAGCTACATCTGTGACGGAGATAACGACTGTAGGGACATGTCCGACGAACAAAACTGTC CAAGCCGCACATGTGCAGGAGATGAAATGACATGTTCCAATAGAAAGTGTGTACCAATCAGATACATATGTGACGGAGATAACGATTGTGGGGACATGTCCGATGAACAAAATTGTC GCAACACGTGTGGACCAGACCAAATGACCTGTTCCAATGGAAAGTGTGTACCAATCAGCTACATCTGTGACGGAGATAACGACTGTGGCGACTTCTCCGACGACAGAAACTGTG AAACCATATCGTACATGCCATCCAACTTCCTTGGTTTTTCGGTGTATGTCTCAAACACAACAGATAGGTCACAGGGAACCTTGTGTTTCAAGGACAACAATTTTACCACAAGTAGCCTGCCTGCAGTGTTCACTATCAACTGTTCCGTCCACGGACAGtacgtcatctactacaacgagAGACTCCCTGCTACTGCATACCCTGACGACTATTCTATGTACGCCTTTAATGACGTATGTGAAGTGGAGGTATACG GATGCGAACAAACAGGACCTAACTGTTCACGTTTTGACGACGGTAGTTGTCGTAGTTGTGATACAAAGAGGGGCGTCTGTGAGGAATGTGAATCTGGATATGATGGTCAACAGCACGTGAGGG AATCACTAAAAGAAGACAGTGTGAATCACTGGCAGACTATGTTCTACTGTATGCTGGGTGTTTTTTGCGTTTCGCTAATCATCAATGGAATGCTTATTAAGTGTGTGCATTCACG aggaaGACGGTTGAAGAAACAGAGAACAAATGACCAGGCACAATGGAGAAATGGCGAGCTTCTTAATGTCTCGCACAACTGTAATGAATATGAAAATCTTCAACAAACTCCTGTTGAAATATACGATACTGTCGTATAG
- the LOC128173682 gene encoding low-density lipoprotein receptor-related protein 2-like isoform X3 has protein sequence MTCMLFSSYFVCYAGVLSVGLGLRVVSSDYANVALNKPTHQENPAVVWDARFESSNAVDGLKSNHSWDEGQCVVSAYGKQTATWWVNLSSIHSIHHITIYFRTGNEKLGFEKPLTITVSPKNLRLKEGEPAVFRCTSSVPVPLRWSTSSNKSLPVQASVGDNYLAIPETRISDSGSYKCFVVGEESRFFTVARLDIWSASRTCAGDEMTCSNRKCVPIRYICDGDNDCGDMSDEQNCPGNTCGPDQMTCSNGKCVPISYICDGDNDCGDFSDDRNCETISYMPSNFLGFSVYVSNTTDRSQGTLCFKDNNFTTSSLPAVFTINCSVHGQYVIYYNERLPATAYPDDYSMYAFNDVCEVEVYGCEQTGPNCSRFDDGSCRSCDTKRGVCEECESGYDGQQHVRESLKEDSVNHWQTMFYCMLGVFCVSLIINGMLIKCVHSRGRRLKKQRTNDQAQWRNGELLNVSHNCNEYENLQQTPVEIYDTVV, from the exons ATGACTTGTATGTTATTTTCTAGTTACTTCGTTTGCTACGCTGGAGTCTTATCTGTTGGTCTTGGTTTGAGGGTTGTATCTAGTGATTATG ctaaCGTCGCCCTCAACAAGCCAACCCATCAGGAGAATCCAGCGGTAGTGTGGGACGCCAGGTTTGAATCTAGTAACGCTGTAGATGGACTCAAATCAAACCATTCATGGGACGAGGGGCAGTGTGTTGTATCAGCGTACGGCAAACAGACCGCCACCTGGTGGGTGAACCTGTCCAGCATCCACAGCATTCATCATATTACCATCTATTTTCGGACAGGCAATGAAAAACTGG GTTTTGAAAAGCCTCTCACCATCACAGTGTCGCCTAAAAATTTAAGGCTGAAGGAAGGTGAGCCAGCAGTGTTCAGATGTACGTCCAGTGTACCAGTGCCACTGCGATGGAGTACAAGCAGCAATAAA TCTCTACCTGTGCAAGCCTCTGTTGGGGACAACTATCTGGCAATTCCAGAAACGCGGATTTCGGACTCAGGATCTTACAAATGTTTTGTTGTTGGTGAAGAATCAAGGTTTTTTACGGTTGCCAGGTTAGATATTTGGTCAG CAAGCCGCACATGTGCAGGAGATGAAATGACATGTTCCAATAGAAAGTGTGTACCAATCAGATACATATGTGACGGAGATAACGATTGTGGGGACATGTCCGATGAACAAAATTGTC CAGGCAACACGTGTGGACCAGACCAAATGACCTGTTCCAATGGAAAGTGTGTACCAATCAGCTACATCTGTGACGGAGATAACGACTGTGGCGACTTCTCCGACGACAGAAACTGTG AAACCATATCGTACATGCCATCCAACTTCCTTGGTTTTTCGGTGTATGTCTCAAACACAACAGATAGGTCACAGGGAACCTTGTGTTTCAAGGACAACAATTTTACCACAAGTAGCCTGCCTGCAGTGTTCACTATCAACTGTTCCGTCCACGGACAGtacgtcatctactacaacgagAGACTCCCTGCTACTGCATACCCTGACGACTATTCTATGTACGCCTTTAATGACGTATGTGAAGTGGAGGTATACG GATGCGAACAAACAGGACCTAACTGTTCACGTTTTGACGACGGTAGTTGTCGTAGTTGTGATACAAAGAGGGGCGTCTGTGAGGAATGTGAATCTGGATATGATGGTCAACAGCACGTGAGGG AATCACTAAAAGAAGACAGTGTGAATCACTGGCAGACTATGTTCTACTGTATGCTGGGTGTTTTTTGCGTTTCGCTAATCATCAATGGAATGCTTATTAAGTGTGTGCATTCACG aggaaGACGGTTGAAGAAACAGAGAACAAATGACCAGGCACAATGGAGAAATGGCGAGCTTCTTAATGTCTCGCACAACTGTAATGAATATGAAAATCTTCAACAAACTCCTGTTGAAATATACGATACTGTCGTATAG
- the LOC128173682 gene encoding low-density lipoprotein receptor-like isoform X1 — MTCMLFSSYFVCYAGVLSVGLGLRVVSSDYANVALNKPTHQENPAVVWDARFESSNAVDGLKSNHSWDEGQCVVSAYGKQTATWWVNLSSIHSIHHITIYFRTGNEKLGFEKPLTITVSPKNLRLKEGEPAVFRCTSSVPVPLRWSTSSNKSLPVQASVGDNYLAIPETRISDSGSYKCFVVGEESRFFTVARLDIWSECEADQMTCSNGKCVPISYICDGDNDCRDMSDEQNCPSRTCAGDEMTCSNRKCVPIRYICDGDNDCGDMSDEQNCPGNTCGPDQMTCSNGKCVPISYICDGDNDCGDFSDDRNCETISYMPSNFLGFSVYVSNTTDRSQGTLCFKDNNFTTSSLPAVFTINCSVHGQYVIYYNERLPATAYPDDYSMYAFNDVCEVEVYGCEQTGPNCSRFDDGSCRSCDTKRGVCEECESGYDGQQHVRESLKEDSVNHWQTMFYCMLGVFCVSLIINGMLIKCVHSRGRRLKKQRTNDQAQWRNGELLNVSHNCNEYENLQQTPVEIYDTVV; from the exons ATGACTTGTATGTTATTTTCTAGTTACTTCGTTTGCTACGCTGGAGTCTTATCTGTTGGTCTTGGTTTGAGGGTTGTATCTAGTGATTATG ctaaCGTCGCCCTCAACAAGCCAACCCATCAGGAGAATCCAGCGGTAGTGTGGGACGCCAGGTTTGAATCTAGTAACGCTGTAGATGGACTCAAATCAAACCATTCATGGGACGAGGGGCAGTGTGTTGTATCAGCGTACGGCAAACAGACCGCCACCTGGTGGGTGAACCTGTCCAGCATCCACAGCATTCATCATATTACCATCTATTTTCGGACAGGCAATGAAAAACTGG GTTTTGAAAAGCCTCTCACCATCACAGTGTCGCCTAAAAATTTAAGGCTGAAGGAAGGTGAGCCAGCAGTGTTCAGATGTACGTCCAGTGTACCAGTGCCACTGCGATGGAGTACAAGCAGCAATAAA TCTCTACCTGTGCAAGCCTCTGTTGGGGACAACTATCTGGCAATTCCAGAAACGCGGATTTCGGACTCAGGATCTTACAAATGTTTTGTTGTTGGTGAAGAATCAAGGTTTTTTACGGTTGCCAGGTTAGATATTTGGTCAG AATGTGAAGCAGACCAAATGACATGTTCCAATGGAAAGTGTGTACCAATCAGCTACATCTGTGACGGAGATAACGACTGTAGGGACATGTCCGACGAACAAAACTGTC CAAGCCGCACATGTGCAGGAGATGAAATGACATGTTCCAATAGAAAGTGTGTACCAATCAGATACATATGTGACGGAGATAACGATTGTGGGGACATGTCCGATGAACAAAATTGTC CAGGCAACACGTGTGGACCAGACCAAATGACCTGTTCCAATGGAAAGTGTGTACCAATCAGCTACATCTGTGACGGAGATAACGACTGTGGCGACTTCTCCGACGACAGAAACTGTG AAACCATATCGTACATGCCATCCAACTTCCTTGGTTTTTCGGTGTATGTCTCAAACACAACAGATAGGTCACAGGGAACCTTGTGTTTCAAGGACAACAATTTTACCACAAGTAGCCTGCCTGCAGTGTTCACTATCAACTGTTCCGTCCACGGACAGtacgtcatctactacaacgagAGACTCCCTGCTACTGCATACCCTGACGACTATTCTATGTACGCCTTTAATGACGTATGTGAAGTGGAGGTATACG GATGCGAACAAACAGGACCTAACTGTTCACGTTTTGACGACGGTAGTTGTCGTAGTTGTGATACAAAGAGGGGCGTCTGTGAGGAATGTGAATCTGGATATGATGGTCAACAGCACGTGAGGG AATCACTAAAAGAAGACAGTGTGAATCACTGGCAGACTATGTTCTACTGTATGCTGGGTGTTTTTTGCGTTTCGCTAATCATCAATGGAATGCTTATTAAGTGTGTGCATTCACG aggaaGACGGTTGAAGAAACAGAGAACAAATGACCAGGCACAATGGAGAAATGGCGAGCTTCTTAATGTCTCGCACAACTGTAATGAATATGAAAATCTTCAACAAACTCCTGTTGAAATATACGATACTGTCGTATAG